From Orcinus orca chromosome 3, mOrcOrc1.1, whole genome shotgun sequence, a single genomic window includes:
- the SGTA gene encoding small glutamine-rich tetratricopeptide repeat-containing protein alpha isoform X1, whose amino-acid sequence MDNKKRLAYAIIQFLHDQLRHGELSSDAQESLEVAIQCLETAFGVTVEDSDLALPQTLPEIFEAAAAGRSSSWLWGQEIPPDLRSPQRTPPSEEDSAEAERLKTEGNEQMKVENFEAAVHFYGKAIELNPANAVYFCNRAAAHSKLGNYAGAVQDCERAICIDPSYSKAYGRMGLALSSLNKHTEAVAYYRKALELDPDNETYKSNLKVAELRLREAPSPTGGVGSFDIAGLLNNPSFMSMASNLMNNPQVQQLMSGMISGGHNPSGTPGTNPSQNDLASLIQAGQQFAQQMQQQNPELIEQLRSQIRSRTPSASSDDPRE is encoded by the exons ATGGATAACAAGAAGCGTCTGGCCTACGCCATCATCCAGTTCCTGCATGACCAGCTCCGGCACGGGGAGCTCTCCTCTGACGCCCAGGAGAGCTTGGAAG TTGCCATCCAATGCCTGGAGACTGCTTTCGGGGTGACGGTGGAGGATAGCGACCTCGCGCTCCCCCAGACTCTTCCCGAAATATTTGAAGCAGCTGCGGCGGGCAGG AGCTCATCGTGGCTTTGGGGCCAGGAGATACCACCTGATCTGAGGAGCCCCCAGCGAACCCCACCTTCGGAGGAGGACTCGGCCGAGGCAGAACGCCTCAAAACCGAAG gGAACGAACAGATGAAAGTAGAAAACTTTGAGGCTGCCGTGCACTTCTATGGGAAAGCCATCGAGCTGAACCCCGCCAACGCCGTCTACTTCTGTAACAG AGCTGCGGCCCACAGCAAACTGGGGAACTACGCGGGGGCGGTTCAGGACTGCGAGCGGGCCATCTGCATAGACCCGTCCTACAGCAAGGCCTACGGCAGGATGGG CCTGGCTCTGTCCAGCCTGAACAAGCACACGGAGGCCGTGGCCTACTACAGGAAGGCCTTGGAGCTGGACCCCGACAACGAGACCTACAAGTCCAACCTCAAGGTGGCGgagctgaggctgagagaggcacCCAGTCCC ACGGGAGGTGTTGGCAGTTTTGACATCGCGGGCCTGCTGAACAACCCAAGCTTCATGAGCATG GCATCCAACCTCATGAACAATCCCCAAGTGCAACAGCT CATGTCCGGCATGATTTCGGGCGGCCACAACCCCTCGGGGACTCCCGGCACCAACCCCTCGCAGAACGACCTGGCCAGCCTCATCCAGGC GGGCCAGCAGTTCGCTCAGCAGATGCAGCAGCAGAACCCAGAGTTGATAGAACAGCTGCGCAGTCAGATCCGGAGTCGGACCCCCAGTGCCAGCAGCGACGACCCGCGGGAATGA
- the SGTA gene encoding small glutamine-rich tetratricopeptide repeat-containing protein alpha isoform X2, giving the protein MDNKKRLAYAIIQFLHDQLRHGELSSDAQESLEVAIQCLETAFGVTVEDSDLALPQTLPEIFEAAAAGREIPPDLRSPQRTPPSEEDSAEAERLKTEGNEQMKVENFEAAVHFYGKAIELNPANAVYFCNRAAAHSKLGNYAGAVQDCERAICIDPSYSKAYGRMGLALSSLNKHTEAVAYYRKALELDPDNETYKSNLKVAELRLREAPSPTGGVGSFDIAGLLNNPSFMSMASNLMNNPQVQQLMSGMISGGHNPSGTPGTNPSQNDLASLIQAGQQFAQQMQQQNPELIEQLRSQIRSRTPSASSDDPRE; this is encoded by the exons ATGGATAACAAGAAGCGTCTGGCCTACGCCATCATCCAGTTCCTGCATGACCAGCTCCGGCACGGGGAGCTCTCCTCTGACGCCCAGGAGAGCTTGGAAG TTGCCATCCAATGCCTGGAGACTGCTTTCGGGGTGACGGTGGAGGATAGCGACCTCGCGCTCCCCCAGACTCTTCCCGAAATATTTGAAGCAGCTGCGGCGGGCAGG GAGATACCACCTGATCTGAGGAGCCCCCAGCGAACCCCACCTTCGGAGGAGGACTCGGCCGAGGCAGAACGCCTCAAAACCGAAG gGAACGAACAGATGAAAGTAGAAAACTTTGAGGCTGCCGTGCACTTCTATGGGAAAGCCATCGAGCTGAACCCCGCCAACGCCGTCTACTTCTGTAACAG AGCTGCGGCCCACAGCAAACTGGGGAACTACGCGGGGGCGGTTCAGGACTGCGAGCGGGCCATCTGCATAGACCCGTCCTACAGCAAGGCCTACGGCAGGATGGG CCTGGCTCTGTCCAGCCTGAACAAGCACACGGAGGCCGTGGCCTACTACAGGAAGGCCTTGGAGCTGGACCCCGACAACGAGACCTACAAGTCCAACCTCAAGGTGGCGgagctgaggctgagagaggcacCCAGTCCC ACGGGAGGTGTTGGCAGTTTTGACATCGCGGGCCTGCTGAACAACCCAAGCTTCATGAGCATG GCATCCAACCTCATGAACAATCCCCAAGTGCAACAGCT CATGTCCGGCATGATTTCGGGCGGCCACAACCCCTCGGGGACTCCCGGCACCAACCCCTCGCAGAACGACCTGGCCAGCCTCATCCAGGC GGGCCAGCAGTTCGCTCAGCAGATGCAGCAGCAGAACCCAGAGTTGATAGAACAGCTGCGCAGTCAGATCCGGAGTCGGACCCCCAGTGCCAGCAGCGACGACCCGCGGGAATGA